In Corylus avellana chromosome ca2, CavTom2PMs-1.0, the following proteins share a genomic window:
- the LOC132169375 gene encoding zinc finger BED domain-containing protein RICESLEEPER 2-like, producing MKLRTLLKLVDKVNITTDMWTSCQKVSSMVVTCHFVDSTWCLQKRILNFCNVPPPHSGVVIADALRNCFSNWEIEDKIHTITVDNASANDSAIRIIKDDFELKNALLVGGRLFHVRCCAHITNLLVQSGLAEIRGIIDDVRQGIKYIVAFESRLNVFSEIAKRLHLPCKKLILDVPTRWNNTYLMLDTAIKFKEVFPRYHIVEQAFQWVVTPEQWEMVGNVNQVLSVFNYVTNVVSGSEYPTANLYLPEVWRMKEVLMIKCDDRNEYMRSMASRMIDKFDKYWGDSNLLMSIAAVLDPRYKIKLINFCFPIIYPLTEACSHIKNVLAVLKELFESYIFANTACILQETAQVNVSSCSSSSAIVGDVVSKISEGRSRFADHIRSSDIIRPIKTDLDVYLEEDVYICGKNENRVYIETDFDALAWWKCNALKYRILSRMAKDILAVPISTVASKSSFSASGKVIEPHRASLAPDTVQMLLCGSDWVRALHGIKRKSAGDKLVEVELPTITTSTT from the exons atgaagctGAGAACACTTTTGAAATTGGTTGACAAGGTGAACATCACCACCGATATGTGGACCTCTTGTCAAAAAGTGTCATCTATGGTGGTGACTTGCCATTTTGTGGATTCAACTTGGTGCctccaaaaaagaattttaaatttttgcaatgtacctcCTCCACATTCTGGTGTTGTGATTGCTGATGCATTAAGGAATTGTTTTTCTAATTGGGAAATTGAGGATAAAATTCATACCATTACTGTTGATAATGCTTCAGCTAATGACTCTGCAATTAGAATTATAAAAGATGATTTTGAGTTGAAGAATGCTTTGTTGGTTGGGGGTAGGTTGTTTCATGTTAGGTGTTGTGCACACATTACAAACTTGTTGGTGCAATCTGGGCTTGCTGAAATTAGGGGTATTATAGATGATGTTAGGCAGGGCATAAAATATATTGTGGCGTTTGAAAGTAGGTTGAATGTCTTTAGTGAGATAGCAAAGAGATTGCATTTACCCTGTAAGAAGCTGATTTTAGATGTCCCCACACGTTGGAACAACACCTATTTGATGTTGGACACTGCAATTAAGTTTAAAGAAGTGTTCCCTAGGTACCATATAGTTGAGCAAGCATTTCAATGGGTTGTAACTCCAGAACAATGGGAAATGGTGGGTAATGTGAACCAGGTTTTGTCAGTTTTCAATTATGTAACCAATGTTGTATCTGGTAGTGAGTACCCTACTGCAAATCTGTATTTACCTGAGGTTTGGAGGATGAAAGAAGTTTTGATGATCAAGTGTGATGATAGGAATGAGTACATGAGGTCAATGGCAAGTAGGATGATTgacaaatttgataagtattggggtgaTAGCAATTTGTTGATGTCCATAGCTGCTGTCTTGGATCCTAGATACAAGATCAAGTTGATCAATTTCTGTTTCCCTATCATTTATCCTTTGACCGAAGCTTGTAGTCACATTAAGAATGTGTTGGCAGTTCTGAAAGAGTTATTTGAGTCATATATTTTTGCCAATACGGCTTGTATATTGCAAGAAACTGCCCAAGTAAatgtttcttcttgttcttcctcAAGTGCAATTGTTGGAGATGTGGTGTCCAAAATTTCTGAAGGTCGATCAAGGTTTGCTGACCATATAAGAAGTAGTGACATCATTCGGCCTATTAAAACAGATTTGGATGTTTATCTTGAAGAGGATGTCTACATTTGTGGTAAGAATGAGAATAGAGTATATATAGAAACAGATTTTGATGCTTTGGCATGGTGGAAATGCAATGCCTTGAAGTACCGTATCTTGTCTAGAATGGCAAAGGATATCTTGGCTGTTCCCATAAGTACAGTTGCTTCTAAATCCTCCTTCAGTGCTAGTGGTAAGGTTATTGAACCCCATAGAGCATCGTTAGCCCCTGACACTGTTCAGATGCTCTTATGTGGTTCAGATTGGGTGAGAGCACTTCATGGCATCAAGAGAAAATCTGCTGGTGAT aaattgGTTGAAGTGGAGTTGCCTACAATTACAACTTCAACTACCTGA